The following nucleotide sequence is from Vibrio sp. VB16.
AGTGAATTGGACATTTATTGCAGGTAGGCTTCTTCTGACCATAAGGACAGCGGTCCAATTTAGTTTCTGCGTAGACCAGGAGCTTGCGGCAATTCTGACATAAATTCGATCCGCTACCGTGATACTTTTTGCAGTATATCTCCATCATAGCCGACACCGTTTTAAATTCAGTCGCCAACTCACCACTTAATAACTCACTTACCTGCATTTATTATCCACTTGAGCAATCTATGTCTATAATTGAAACCATACCAAAGAATGAACATTGGTATGGAAAGAGGAATATTACTATACAGGGTTTAAAACGTGATTTTTAGTAGAGTATGTTATTCTCTGTCACAGCCACGTAACAAGTTTCTTGAACTGTTCAGGATCGAAACGGTAGTATCAACCTTCGTTATTTTCCGAAACACATTATAAATATAAATCAGTATTCGTACTGATTTCACCTCGAGAGTAAAATCATGCTATCTATATTCGATATCTACAAAATCGGTGTTGGCCCTTCAAGTTCTCATACCAATGGACCTATGATTGCAGGTTTCGAATTTAGACAAAAAATCGAAAGTCTTTTCGGCGAGATAACGTCGATCAAGGTTGACCTTTATGGTTCGCTCTCATTAACGGGCAGAGGCCACCACACGGATCGCGCTACGCTCATTGGTTTGATGGGAAACCGCCCAGACAATATCCATATTGAACAGGCGAACGCCCTGCTGCACTCTGACATCGACAACAACACACTAACACTTTCACCAAACTACGTTATTTCGTTTAATTTTGATAACGACATCATTTTTCACAAAGAGAACCTTCCTTTGCATGAAAATGGCATGTCTATTTCTGCATTCGACGAAAACAATAAACTCATTTCAAAAGAGATCTATTATTCCGTCGGTGGTGGGTTCATTGCTACTGAATCTGAATTAACCAATGGGTCGAGTAAAGACGTTGTTACGGTTGAGTATCCTTTCCTTTCAGCAGACGAGTTACTGCTAAAAGCGGAGACCAACGGTTTCTGCTTGGGCGGACTTGTTTTAAAAAATGAATTAGCATTTAGACCCCAAGAAGAAATCGATGATAAGGCACGTCAGATATGGCAAATAATGACGAATTGTGTCGAACGTGGATTAGTGACAGAGGGTATTCTTGATGGTGGACTCAATGTAACAAGGCGAGCCCCTGCCTTACATAAAAACCTTGAGGCTAATCATTCTCTGCATAGTGACCCAATGGAGATAATGGATTGGATAAATGTGTATGCCTTCGCGGTGAGTGAAGAAAATGCCGCTGGAGGACAAGTTGTCACCTCGCCAACCAATGGTGCCGCAGGCGTTATTCCTGCGGTACTAATGTATTACCACACCTTTATTAAAGAGTTAGATCTTAAACAGATCAAAGATTTTCTTGCCGTGTCCGGTGCTATTGGGATGTTGTATAAAATGAATGCGTCCATTTCGGGTGCAGAAGTTGGGTGCCAGGGAGAAATAGGGGTTTCATCTTCTATGGCTGCAGCTGGCTTAACCGCTTTACGTGGTGGTACTAACGAACAAGTTTGTATTGCCGCTGAAATCGCCATGGAACACTCCTTAGGAATGACGTGTGATCCTATTGGTGGGCTAGTTCAGGTGCCTTGTATAGAGAGAAACGCAATGGGGGCGGTGAAGGCAATTAATGCATCTAGAATGGCTCTAAAACGAAACAGCAAATGTTTAATTTCTTTAGACAAAGTCATTGATACTATGTATCAAACCGGAAAAGACATGAATAAGAAGTACCGCGAAACCTCACTCGGGGGCTTGGCGGTTATCCACATGGCACCGCCATGCGAATAGTTCGTTTACAAGACTAATCGAACACGCAATAAAAAACCGAGCCTGTCAGAAAGCTCGGTTTTTTTATTATACTAATATCTAAAAATTGGGCGTCATATTTTTAAGCATTAAGACTAACTCGTCTTCTGTCTTTGGCTCGCGCTCAAGCATAATTTCCGGAGACGCTCCCCCTCTCAATACATAGGCTTTAGTGCCGCAATGATCATAGTGATACCAAAGTCCATTTACACACACATCAGTGTAGCATCTTGGGTCTTGCTTCAATTCCATAATCCAACCCTCTCGTTATGTTTCACTAATAATCTTAAAGATAGTAAGGTTATTATTAACCTAGAAATGACAAATAGAAAATACCACTTTAGTCTAAGCACGAAACAATTCTATCGTCTATCGCCGGATTTACCTCTAAAATATTGACAGAAACAGGTTGATAAACACTCAGTTAGTACGTTTACTCTATTGTTTGAATTGCGAATACGTTACCCTATACGGGTAAA
It contains:
- a CDS encoding L-serine ammonia-lyase produces the protein MLSIFDIYKIGVGPSSSHTNGPMIAGFEFRQKIESLFGEITSIKVDLYGSLSLTGRGHHTDRATLIGLMGNRPDNIHIEQANALLHSDIDNNTLTLSPNYVISFNFDNDIIFHKENLPLHENGMSISAFDENNKLISKEIYYSVGGGFIATESELTNGSSKDVVTVEYPFLSADELLLKAETNGFCLGGLVLKNELAFRPQEEIDDKARQIWQIMTNCVERGLVTEGILDGGLNVTRRAPALHKNLEANHSLHSDPMEIMDWINVYAFAVSEENAAGGQVVTSPTNGAAGVIPAVLMYYHTFIKELDLKQIKDFLAVSGAIGMLYKMNASISGAEVGCQGEIGVSSSMAAAGLTALRGGTNEQVCIAAEIAMEHSLGMTCDPIGGLVQVPCIERNAMGAVKAINASRMALKRNSKCLISLDKVIDTMYQTGKDMNKKYRETSLGGLAVIHMAPPCE